In one window of Prevotella sp. E13-17 DNA:
- the lon gene encoding endopeptidase La has product MSDNQQNKPFSMIADIEGDFMDLTNIETPNEVPILAVRNMVLFPGVVSPILIGRESSLKLIKKAEKTNGVIGVVSQRDPEVEEPTMEDLYEYGVYARVVKQLTLPNGSVTVIMQGLGRLRLYDIIKDTPYLIGYTKQAPEIQPDKRDREWKTAMDDLRKMTSEYISVTEEIPDDFSFAIQNIRNDVMALNFVCSNMPFGTKEKMTLLEAESMKERLFGTMKAMNREINLQNLKADIRNKTREDLDEQQKNYFLQQQIKNLQAEMGNEQSPEKSELIKKAKKKKWSEEIQKIFNKELSKLDTLSTQSPDYNVQLNYLQTFVSLPWGEYTEDDLNLQRAHKILDHDHYGMEKVKERILEYMAVLSLRGDLKSPILCLYGPPGVGKTSLGKSIAEAMKRKYVRVSLGGLHDEAEIRGHRRTYVGAMPGRIIKSIQKAGSSNPVFILDEIDKVTQNTINGDPASALLEVLDPEQNTAFHDNFLDVDYDLSKVLFIATANNLSTIPRPLLDRMEIIEVSGYITEEKIEIAKRHLIPRELDNTGLQTLPEKPKFNKAAIEKIIEQYTRESGVRQLEKQINKAMRKLAFKRQMENAEQNWKITPDSLEDLLGKPPFYRDIYQGNDYAGVVTGLAWTSVGGEILFIETSLSKGKGSKLTLTGNLGDVMKESAVLALEYVKAHADTLKIDYRIFDNWNIHIHVPEGATPKDGPSAGITIATSIASALTQRKVRKNTAMTGEITLRGKVLPVGGIKEKILAAKRAGITDIVMCKENEKDILEIPDMYLKGVSFHYVENVQDVWNFALTDEIVEHPLTFKIEEKEQ; this is encoded by the coding sequence ATGAGCGATAATCAGCAAAACAAGCCCTTTTCAATGATCGCAGATATAGAAGGGGACTTTATGGATTTGACAAATATTGAAACCCCCAACGAGGTACCCATACTTGCCGTTAGAAACATGGTTTTGTTTCCTGGTGTAGTATCGCCGATACTGATTGGCAGAGAATCAAGTTTGAAACTCATCAAGAAAGCCGAAAAGACGAATGGCGTTATCGGTGTGGTCAGCCAGCGTGACCCAGAGGTGGAAGAACCAACGATGGAAGACCTGTACGAATATGGCGTATATGCACGAGTGGTGAAACAGCTGACGCTGCCCAATGGTTCGGTAACGGTTATCATGCAGGGCTTAGGCCGTCTGAGACTGTATGACATCATTAAAGACACGCCCTACTTGATTGGTTATACGAAGCAAGCACCAGAGATTCAGCCAGACAAGCGCGATCGCGAGTGGAAAACCGCTATGGACGATTTGCGCAAAATGACCAGCGAATATATCTCGGTGACGGAAGAAATTCCCGATGACTTCTCTTTTGCAATACAAAACATTCGCAATGATGTGATGGCATTGAACTTCGTCTGCTCCAACATGCCGTTCGGAACCAAAGAGAAAATGACTCTTCTTGAAGCCGAGTCAATGAAAGAACGTCTGTTTGGCACGATGAAGGCGATGAACAGAGAAATCAATCTGCAGAATCTGAAAGCTGACATCAGAAACAAGACCCGCGAAGATCTGGACGAACAGCAGAAAAACTATTTCCTGCAGCAGCAGATCAAGAACCTACAGGCAGAGATGGGTAACGAGCAGTCGCCAGAGAAAAGTGAGTTGATAAAGAAGGCCAAAAAGAAGAAATGGTCTGAAGAGATACAGAAAATCTTCAATAAGGAGTTGAGCAAACTGGACACGCTCTCGACGCAAAGTCCTGACTACAACGTGCAGCTCAACTACCTTCAGACGTTCGTTTCACTCCCTTGGGGCGAATATACTGAAGACGACCTGAACCTTCAGCGTGCTCACAAGATTCTGGACCACGACCATTATGGTATGGAAAAAGTGAAGGAGCGCATCCTTGAATATATGGCAGTGTTGTCGCTTCGTGGTGACTTGAAGTCGCCCATCCTGTGTCTCTATGGCCCTCCAGGCGTTGGTAAGACTTCGCTCGGCAAATCAATTGCCGAAGCCATGAAACGTAAATACGTTCGTGTCTCGCTGGGTGGTCTTCATGACGAAGCTGAGATTAGAGGTCATCGCCGTACCTATGTCGGCGCCATGCCCGGACGAATCATCAAGAGCATTCAGAAGGCTGGCAGCTCTAACCCCGTCTTCATACTGGACGAGATTGACAAAGTGACTCAGAACACCATTAACGGTGACCCTGCTTCTGCACTGCTCGAGGTGCTTGACCCAGAACAAAACACAGCTTTTCACGATAACTTCTTGGATGTGGACTACGACTTGTCGAAAGTGCTGTTCATCGCAACGGCCAACAATCTAAGCACGATTCCCCGCCCTCTGCTGGACCGAATGGAAATCATTGAGGTCAGTGGCTATATCACAGAAGAGAAAATAGAAATTGCCAAGCGCCACTTGATTCCCCGCGAACTGGACAACACGGGTCTGCAGACCCTGCCTGAAAAGCCCAAATTCAACAAGGCTGCCATTGAAAAAATCATTGAGCAGTACACGAGAGAGAGCGGCGTCAGACAGTTGGAGAAGCAAATCAACAAGGCGATGCGCAAGTTGGCCTTCAAACGCCAGATGGAGAACGCGGAGCAGAACTGGAAGATAACTCCCGACTCACTGGAGGATTTGCTGGGCAAACCACCTTTCTACCGCGACATCTATCAGGGTAACGACTATGCTGGTGTCGTTACGGGCTTGGCTTGGACCAGCGTCGGCGGCGAGATTCTGTTCATCGAGACTTCGCTCAGCAAAGGCAAAGGTTCAAAACTGACACTGACCGGAAACCTTGGCGACGTCATGAAAGAATCGGCAGTGTTGGCTTTGGAATATGTCAAGGCGCATGCCGACACGCTCAAGATTGATTATCGCATCTTCGACAATTGGAACATCCATATTCATGTGCCCGAAGGTGCAACGCCTAAAGATGGGCCTTCGGCAGGTATTACCATTGCTACCTCTATCGCTTCGGCACTGACACAACGCAAGGTGCGCAAGAACACGGCCATGACCGGCGAGATTACCCTGCGCGGAAAGGTTCTGCCCGTGGGCGGTATCAAGGAGAAGATACTGGCAGCCAAGCGCGCCGGCA
- a CDS encoding tRNA1(Val) (adenine(37)-N6)-methyltransferase yields the protein MANDFFRFKRFIIFQGRCAMKVGTDGTLLGAWARGGKQILDIGTGTGLIALMMAQRFPNAQISGVEIDEQAFGQALENVAASPFADRIAVIHQDFCQGIGGQQFDAIVSNPPFFDQALESPDVQRTAARHTSSLSYRELMTGAYNLLSEDGHFSVVIPADHRSKLETEAYLAGFFISRVCAVKTSLRKPVKRYLLEFCKKAVGLQREEIVIGSELYQELVNEFYL from the coding sequence ATGGCAAACGACTTCTTTCGGTTTAAGCGGTTTATCATCTTTCAAGGGCGATGCGCCATGAAGGTGGGAACAGACGGCACCTTGCTTGGGGCTTGGGCAAGGGGTGGAAAACAGATACTTGACATTGGCACTGGTACGGGGCTGATAGCACTGATGATGGCTCAGCGGTTTCCTAATGCGCAAATTTCGGGTGTTGAGATTGACGAGCAAGCTTTCGGGCAGGCGCTGGAGAATGTGGCTGCATCGCCTTTTGCAGATCGGATCGCAGTCATACATCAAGACTTCTGTCAAGGTATTGGTGGACAACAGTTCGACGCCATTGTGTCTAATCCGCCATTCTTCGATCAGGCGTTGGAGTCGCCAGATGTGCAGCGCACAGCTGCAAGACACACATCGTCTTTGTCGTATCGAGAATTGATGACGGGCGCCTACAATTTGTTGTCGGAAGACGGACATTTCTCTGTCGTTATACCTGCCGACCATCGGTCGAAGTTAGAGACTGAAGCATACCTTGCCGGATTCTTTATATCAAGAGTATGTGCAGTGAAGACATCGCTTCGAAAACCCGTCAAGCGCTATCTCTTAGAATTCTGTAAGAAGGCTGTAGGGCTGCAACGAGAAGAGATAGTGATAGGATCTGAATTATATCAAGAACTGGTAAACGAATTTTACTTATGA
- a CDS encoding nitrilase-related carbon-nitrogen hydrolase yields the protein MKVALIQLDSQWCDVRQNIARASQYMRDVEADMYVLPEMWSTGFVIKPQGVAESESTSTSLQWMREMAFEKDCAICGSLAVSLADGSYRNRHYFVTKNSSFFYDKKHLFSHGKEDLNYQHGDVPVIVKYKDFRLLLQTCYDLRFPCFSRYGRAGEYDAIVYVANWPSSRRLAWDVLLKARAIENQCYVIGVNRVGSDETCIYDGGSAVIDPLGRILVDAKDKENVSSAELSLDNLQKIRSRFRVLDDRDLFTY from the coding sequence ATGAAAGTTGCACTGATACAATTAGATTCTCAGTGGTGTGATGTTCGTCAAAACATTGCTCGTGCCTCACAATACATGCGTGATGTCGAAGCAGATATGTATGTTCTGCCTGAAATGTGGTCAACAGGATTTGTGATTAAGCCGCAAGGTGTTGCAGAGTCTGAATCAACTTCTACTTCATTGCAGTGGATGCGTGAGATGGCATTCGAAAAGGATTGTGCCATCTGTGGCAGTTTGGCTGTCTCACTGGCAGATGGAAGTTATCGTAACAGACATTATTTCGTGACCAAGAATAGCAGCTTCTTTTATGACAAAAAGCACTTGTTTAGTCATGGTAAAGAGGACCTAAACTATCAGCATGGCGATGTTCCTGTCATTGTGAAGTACAAGGATTTTCGTTTGTTGTTGCAGACGTGCTACGATCTCCGTTTCCCTTGTTTCTCACGTTACGGACGTGCTGGCGAATACGATGCTATTGTTTATGTTGCTAATTGGCCTTCGTCTCGACGACTTGCATGGGATGTCCTTCTCAAAGCTCGGGCCATTGAGAATCAGTGTTACGTAATTGGCGTAAACCGTGTGGGCAGCGATGAAACGTGCATTTACGATGGCGGCAGTGCTGTGATTGATCCTTTAGGCCGGATATTGGTTGACGCCAAGGATAAAGAAAACGTATCTTCTGCTGAGCTATCGTTGGACAACCTACAGAAGATACGTAGTCGTTTCAGGGTTTTGGATGACCGCGACTTATTTACATATTAG
- a CDS encoding glycosyl hydrolase — MKKTLLLFASTLLSASVMAQSWPTQTAETKAGTRWWWLGSAVDKENLKWNLHEYAKHGIGAVEITPLYGVQGNEKNNIPYLSERWMEMLQYTGQQAERNGIELDMATGTGWPFGGPWVPLEESACRAVFVENAIDGQTTIDIPPSEKDSKNAFLHKVMLYRPDGTATDVTDQIEHNRLQLKKNQLGAEKVIALFIKYGVMKVKRAAPGGEGLVIDHFDRQAVAHYLKHIEKAFEQTKTPYPHTFFNDSYEVADATWTPSLLQEFEKRRGYKLEEHLPELIAYESKVLSDYRETLGELLLENFTEQWTAWAHAHGAITRNQAHGSPANLIDCYAAVDIPEIEGFGLSDFGIKGLRQDPGKTRKNDSDFSMLKYAPSAAHICGKPFTSSETFTWLTEHFRTSLSQLKPDIDLMFCAGVNHMFFHGTCYSPKDDEWPGWKFYASIDMSPTNSIWRDAPFFMDYVSRCQNFLQWGEPDNDFLVYLPVRDMWKKNINKLLMQFSIHAMGQLAPEFIQSILAIEKAGYDCDYISDKLLSKVTVKGQQLVTEAGTQYKAIIIPTGTTITSELKRELERLSPYIIYGEDTQKMAQYARPEQMKTLCGLKLIRRKNANGYHYFIANLTPHDVEEDVKLAVPFKDAKWFNPMNGEITDADINDNGIVMRLHSGESMILQVFSSPLEVKVKSCSGKAKQDNIEIDGKWTLTFTEETPQMNKTYQLDKLQTWENLDDQTRTLMGTGVYTTSFDLTKKQSDADWYIDLGDVRESARVYINGQFVGCAWAVPFVLDTKGKLKAGHNELRIEVTNLPANRISELDRQGVKWRKMEEINVVDINYKKTLYDKWEPVKSGLASKVRLICK; from the coding sequence ATGAAAAAGACATTACTATTATTTGCATCTACCCTGTTATCTGCATCTGTGATGGCGCAATCTTGGCCCACACAAACTGCAGAGACCAAGGCTGGCACTCGTTGGTGGTGGCTTGGATCGGCCGTTGACAAGGAGAACCTGAAGTGGAACCTTCACGAATATGCCAAACATGGCATCGGTGCCGTCGAGATAACCCCGCTCTATGGTGTTCAAGGTAACGAGAAGAACAACATTCCCTACCTCTCCGAGAGGTGGATGGAGATGTTGCAATACACGGGACAACAGGCCGAACGAAACGGTATCGAACTGGATATGGCGACCGGTACTGGATGGCCTTTCGGCGGGCCGTGGGTGCCACTTGAGGAAAGTGCCTGCCGGGCGGTATTTGTAGAGAATGCTATTGACGGTCAAACGACCATAGATATCCCGCCCTCGGAAAAGGATTCAAAGAATGCATTCCTGCATAAGGTGATGCTCTACAGACCCGATGGTACAGCTACAGACGTAACTGACCAGATCGAGCACAATAGGTTGCAGTTAAAGAAAAACCAGCTTGGGGCCGAAAAGGTCATCGCATTATTTATTAAATATGGTGTGATGAAAGTGAAACGTGCGGCTCCTGGGGGCGAAGGATTAGTAATAGACCACTTCGATCGTCAAGCTGTGGCCCACTATCTGAAACATATCGAGAAAGCCTTCGAGCAAACAAAGACACCCTACCCTCACACCTTTTTCAACGATAGTTATGAGGTGGCTGATGCGACATGGACGCCCTCATTGCTCCAAGAGTTTGAAAAGCGCAGAGGCTACAAGCTGGAAGAACACTTGCCAGAACTGATTGCCTACGAGTCCAAGGTGCTATCTGACTATCGCGAGACGCTGGGCGAACTGTTACTGGAGAACTTCACCGAGCAATGGACAGCGTGGGCACATGCTCATGGTGCCATCACCCGCAATCAGGCACACGGTTCTCCAGCCAACCTGATTGACTGTTATGCAGCAGTGGACATTCCCGAGATCGAAGGATTCGGACTGTCTGACTTTGGCATCAAGGGACTGCGTCAGGATCCTGGCAAGACGCGCAAGAACGATTCAGACTTCTCTATGCTGAAATATGCGCCTTCTGCGGCACACATCTGCGGCAAGCCCTTCACATCGAGCGAGACATTTACTTGGCTGACGGAACACTTTCGCACGTCGTTGTCGCAGTTGAAACCCGACATCGACCTGATGTTCTGTGCCGGCGTCAACCACATGTTTTTCCACGGCACCTGCTATTCGCCAAAAGACGACGAGTGGCCAGGATGGAAATTCTATGCCTCAATCGACATGTCACCAACCAACAGCATTTGGCGTGATGCCCCGTTCTTCATGGACTATGTGTCAAGATGTCAGAATTTCCTGCAATGGGGTGAACCAGACAACGACTTCCTGGTGTATCTTCCCGTTAGGGATATGTGGAAGAAAAACATCAACAAGTTGCTCATGCAATTCTCAATCCATGCCATGGGTCAACTGGCTCCAGAGTTTATTCAAAGTATTCTCGCCATCGAAAAGGCTGGCTACGACTGTGATTACATTAGCGACAAGCTGCTGTCTAAAGTCACCGTCAAAGGTCAACAACTTGTCACCGAGGCTGGTACGCAATACAAAGCCATCATCATTCCTACGGGGACAACCATCACATCTGAGCTAAAGCGCGAGTTGGAGCGTCTGTCGCCGTATATTATCTATGGTGAAGACACACAGAAGATGGCGCAATATGCAAGACCTGAACAAATGAAGACGTTATGCGGATTGAAACTGATCAGACGCAAGAATGCCAACGGCTATCATTATTTCATAGCCAATTTAACGCCTCATGATGTTGAGGAAGACGTGAAACTGGCCGTACCCTTCAAAGACGCGAAATGGTTTAACCCAATGAATGGCGAAATAACGGATGCCGATATCAACGACAACGGCATCGTGATGCGCCTGCATAGCGGCGAATCGATGATACTTCAAGTTTTCAGCTCACCACTTGAGGTGAAAGTAAAGTCTTGTTCAGGCAAGGCCAAACAAGATAATATCGAGATTGACGGAAAGTGGACACTTACCTTCACAGAGGAAACACCCCAAATGAACAAAACCTATCAACTCGACAAGTTGCAGACATGGGAGAACCTTGACGACCAGACGCGCACGCTGATGGGTACAGGAGTTTACACCACCAGTTTCGACCTGACCAAGAAACAGTCGGATGCTGACTGGTATATCGACTTAGGCGACGTAAGAGAATCTGCCCGTGTATATATCAACGGTCAGTTTGTTGGCTGTGCATGGGCCGTTCCTTTTGTACTCGACACCAAAGGAAAACTGAAAGCCGGACATAACGAACTGCGCATTGAAGTCACCAACCTACCAGCCAATCGCATTAGCGAACTGGACAGACAGGGCGTGAAATGGCGCAAAATGGAAGAAATCAATGTCGTTGACATCAACTATAAGAAGACATTATACGACAAATGGGAACCCGTAAAGAGCGGCTTAGCCAGTAAGGTAAGACTAATATGTAAATAA